In Pseudomonas sp. p1(2021b), the genomic window GCGACGGATCGCCACTTCGATGACATTGGTGTCGCTGTCGAAATTCATGTCCCATACCTGCGAGGCGATCAGCGACTTGGGCAGCACTTCGCCCTGGCGACGCAGCAGCAGTTCGAGCAGGGCGAACTCCTTGGCGGTCAGGTCGATACGTTGCCCGTCGCGGTCGGCGCGGCGGCGGATCAGGTCCAGGCGCAGGTCGGCCAGGCCCAGTGTGGTGTCCTGGTTGGGGCTGGTGCCGCGGCGCAACAGGGTACGAACACGCGCCAGCAGCTCGGAGAAGGCGAAAGGCTTGACCAGGTAGTCGTCGGCGCCCAGTTCCAGGCCATGCACCCGGTCTTCGACGGCATCGCGTGCGGTGAGGAACAGCACCGGCGTATCCAGGCCGGCCTGGCGGACGGCCTGGAGGATCTGCCAGCCATTGCGTCCCGGCAGCATCACATCGAGGATCAACAGGTCATGCTCGCCGCTCAGGGCCAGGTGCTGGCCGGTGTCCCCATCGCTGGCCAGCTCCGTGGCGAAGCCCGCTTCGCTCAGGCCCTGGCACAGGTACTGGCCGGTCTTGGCCTGGTCTTCGACGATCAGCAGTTTCATGGTGTCCCTTGTGCTGGAAGGTGAGGGCAGTGAGTACCGGCAGATGATACGTGACCCAGGGCCTGCCGGGCGAAGCTGACGGCGTTGTAATGCGGCTGTCAGCCAGCGGCCAGCCGCGCTTGGTCGGCCTGGTGGGGCCACCGGGCGACGCCAGTGCCAAGGCAGGCGTTAAAAACGGTAGACTAGGGCCATTCGAAACTTCCGTATCCAGGTCAGGTCCATGCATCCCGCCGCCGAACATTCCCCGCTGGGTAAGTCCAGCGAGTACATCGCCACCTACACCCCTTCGCTGCTGTTCCCCATCCCGCGTACGGCCAAGTGGGCCGAGCTGGGTGTCACGGCCCAGACCTTGCCCTGGCAGGGCGTGGACTACTGGAACTGCTTCGAGCTGTCCTGGCTGCTGCCTTCGGGCAAGCCGGTGGTGGCCATTGGCGAATTCGCTATCCCAGCCGACTCGCCGAACATCATTGAGTCCAAGTCGTTCAAGCTGTACCTCAACTCGCTGAACCAGACGACATTTGCCTCGGTCGGCGAGCTGCAGGCCTGCCTGGAGAAGGACCTGTCCGCCGCTGCCGGCAAGCCGGTGGGCGTTCGGGTTCGCAGTCTGGGTGAAGTCGAGGCCCAGGGCGTGGTCGCCCTGCCTGGCCAGTGCATCGATGCCCTGGATGTAAGCATCAGCAACTACGAACAGCCCCAGCCGGAGCTGCTGCACTGCGACGCACAGCGTGTGGTCGAGGAAACCGTTCACAGCCACTTGCTCAAGTCCAACTGCCCGGTGACCGGCCAGCCGGACTGGGGAAGCGTGGTGGTGCAATACAAGGGCCTGGCCCTGGACCATGCCAGCCTGCTGAGCTACCTGGTGAGCTTCCGCCAGCATGCCGACTTCCATGAGCAGTGTGTCGAGCGCATCTACCTGGACTTGCTGCGCCTGCTCAAGCCGGAGCATTTGACCGTATATGCACGCTATGTGCGCCGTGGCGGCCTGGACATCAACCCGTACCGCAGCACCGGGGCGATCAGCCCGAGCAACCAGCGGCTGGTTCGTCAGTAAGCGGGGGCCGCTGTGCGGCCCCAGGACAGATGAAGGATCAGATCCCCATGCTGTGCAGGCTGTTGGCGATATTGCGCAGGATGGCGGTCAGGTCGGGGTGGTCTGCTTCGAAGCGCTCGACGGCCGAGTTGACACCATCGACCAGGTTGGTGTCCTGGGTGGCTTCCTCCAGTTTGATCTGGGCTTCGATCTGCTGCATCAGTGCATGCAGATGCTCGCGCTCTTCCAGCGAGAGCGGCGGGTTGCGTTCCAGTTGCTCGCGCAGGCTCTCGAGTTGCTCTTGCAGTTCGCGGGCAGGCATTGGGTGTTCTCCCTCTATGGCTTGGCAAGGCATGGACCTTCGCAACGGGGCAAAGGTTCTGGCCTGCCTTCAAGCGTAATCCACCGGCGGGCGCTTTGCATGATCCGCGTCAACGAGGCCGTATCAGGGTTTTTCACCCTTGCGCCGGCGCAGGGCGATATCGGCAAGACAGGTGTCCAAGGCCTCCAGGTGGTCGATCACCGAGTGCACGCCCAGGCCGAACAATGCCAGGGTCGCCTTGCCACGCGCCAGTTCCCGTTCCTGCTCGGTCATGGCCTGCCACTGGCTGGAGCTGGGGTCGCACTCAGGGCTGCCACTGGCCAGGCCGACCGTCCACAACCCGGCGTTGAGGCCCGCCTGCAACAGGCGTGGTTGGCCGCTGACCAGCACGCAGCCCTCCAGGCGTTCGCTTTGCAGAGCCATCAGCGCCTGCCAGCAGGCATTCGGTGCCGGCAAGGGGCAGCCGTTGACCAGATGCCCGGGCAGCCAATCTGGCAGCACGGCGGCCAGGCGCTTGCCTTGGCTTGAGCTTACGTCGTCGAGCCAGATACAGGGTACGCGCTGGCGCTGCAGGTTGGACAGGGTGTCGAGGGCGCCCGGCAAGGGCTGGGCGGCGCCGCCCATGGGTTGGACCAGGCAACCGCGCAGTCCGAAGAGCACGGCGGTGAAGTCGGATGCATCGAGCATGGCAACGTCCCTGAAATAGCCCGCAGGCTAGGTCGGCTGTGTTACCGCGGGATGACACTGCAACAGTTGTTCACATAATCTTGAATAAAAATGTGTAAGGCTGTTTATCAGCCAATCAGCATTTATACTGGCGTCTTAGTTACGCAGCGCCCAGCGGGGCGTTGCGGCCGTGAAATCCGATGGAGAAACATCTATGCGTAGGATCGGTGCCGGTGTGCTCGAGCGAGTCACCCAGGCCTGTGTCTGCGCCAGCTTGTTGCTGGCGCCTGTGGCAGCCACCCAGGCGGCCACCGAGGAGGATCCCTGGGAGGCGGTCAACCGACCGATCTTCAAGTTCAACGATACCCTCGACACCTATGCCCTCAAGCCGTTGGCCAAGGGCTACCAGGCGGTCACCCCGCAATTCCTCGAAGATGGCATCCACAACATCTTCCGCAACCTGGGCGATGTCACCAACCTAGTGAACGATGTGCTGCAGCTCAAGCCGCACGCCGCCGGCGTCGATACCGCGCGCCTGATCGTCAACACCACCTTCGGCCTCGGTGGCTTCTTCGATGTCGGCACCAAGATGGGGCTGCAGCGCAACGACGAGGACTTCGGCCAGACCCTGGGCTACTGGGGCGTGGGCAGCGGCCCGTACGTGGTCATTCCGTTCCTTGGCCCAAGTACCGTGCGCGATGGCCTGGCCAAGTACCCGGACACCTACACCCGGCCTTACCGCTACATCGACCACGTGCCGACCCGTAACTCGATCTTCGCCCTGGACGTGATCGACACCCGCGCCGACCTGCTGTCGGCAGAGAAGCTGATCAGCGGCGACAAGTACGTCTTCATCCGCAATGCCTACCTGCAGAACCGTGAGTTCCGCGTCAAGGATGGCGAAGTC contains:
- a CDS encoding heavy metal response regulator transcription factor, which translates into the protein MKLLIVEDQAKTGQYLCQGLSEAGFATELASDGDTGQHLALSGEHDLLILDVMLPGRNGWQILQAVRQAGLDTPVLFLTARDAVEDRVHGLELGADDYLVKPFAFSELLARVRTLLRRGTSPNQDTTLGLADLRLDLIRRRADRDGQRIDLTAKEFALLELLLRRQGEVLPKSLIASQVWDMNFDSDTNVIEVAIRRLRLKIDDGHANKLIHTVRGMGYVLEERQD
- the queF gene encoding NADPH-dependent 7-cyano-7-deazaguanine reductase QueF (Catalyzes the NADPH-dependent reduction of 7-cyano-7-deazaguanine (preQ0) to 7-aminomethyl-7-deazaguanine (preQ1) in queuosine biosynthesis); this encodes MHPAAEHSPLGKSSEYIATYTPSLLFPIPRTAKWAELGVTAQTLPWQGVDYWNCFELSWLLPSGKPVVAIGEFAIPADSPNIIESKSFKLYLNSLNQTTFASVGELQACLEKDLSAAAGKPVGVRVRSLGEVEAQGVVALPGQCIDALDVSISNYEQPQPELLHCDAQRVVEETVHSHLLKSNCPVTGQPDWGSVVVQYKGLALDHASLLSYLVSFRQHADFHEQCVERIYLDLLRLLKPEHLTVYARYVRRGGLDINPYRSTGAISPSNQRLVRQ
- a CDS encoding DUF4404 family protein, which encodes MPARELQEQLESLREQLERNPPLSLEEREHLHALMQQIEAQIKLEEATQDTNLVDGVNSAVERFEADHPDLTAILRNIANSLHSMGI
- a CDS encoding phosphonoacetaldehyde phosphonohydrolase-related protein, encoding MLDASDFTAVLFGLRGCLVQPMGGAAQPLPGALDTLSNLQRQRVPCIWLDDVSSSQGKRLAAVLPDWLPGHLVNGCPLPAPNACWQALMALQSERLEGCVLVSGQPRLLQAGLNAGLWTVGLASGSPECDPSSSQWQAMTEQERELARGKATLALFGLGVHSVIDHLEALDTCLADIALRRRKGEKP
- a CDS encoding VacJ family lipoprotein, encoding MRRIGAGVLERVTQACVCASLLLAPVAATQAATEEDPWEAVNRPIFKFNDTLDTYALKPLAKGYQAVTPQFLEDGIHNIFRNLGDVTNLVNDVLQLKPHAAGVDTARLIVNTTFGLGGFFDVGTKMGLQRNDEDFGQTLGYWGVGSGPYVVIPFLGPSTVRDGLAKYPDTYTRPYRYIDHVPTRNSIFALDVIDTRADLLSAEKLISGDKYVFIRNAYLQNREFRVKDGEVEDDF